Below is a genomic region from Vitis riparia cultivar Riparia Gloire de Montpellier isolate 1030 chromosome 5, EGFV_Vit.rip_1.0, whole genome shotgun sequence.
GTCATGCCGCCTGGGTTGAGCTGATTCTCATCCAAATGTTTGTACCTGGTGTCTCATTCCTTGGCCACCTTGGTGGAATACTCGCAGGAATTCTCTATCTTCGGTTGAAGGGTACATATTCAGGTTCTGATCCACTGACTATTCTGTTTAAAGGACTTGCTGATGCATTAAGCTGGCCTCTGAGGTTTGCTCAAGGCTTGTTTCGGAGACGGCGGATCTCTGGCAGGGGAACTGTTGGTGGGCGTCAGACAAGGAGGACATCTGGTGTTTGGAGATGTTGGTCATGTACATACGATAATCCTGGTGGGTTAAGCATATGTGAGATGTGTGGCACAGCTAGGAACGGCAATGGATTATCATCACCCCTTCAATGGCCACGTCAATCTCATGAGCTTCCTTTGGATGAATTACGCCGCAGAAGACTGGAAAGGTTTGGTAGATGAGTTAACACTATCCGGTTGATATTAAAATTAGGCTTCCTTACGGTTACCAGCCTTCACTTAACAATGCTGGTAAGATTCATACATTGTTTGGTTCTGCTGCTTGGCTGAAGGAATATTTGGCTATTTGGAGCAGAGCTGGGGGATGGGTTGGGTCTGATCAGCCAAATATGGGGCAGTCATAGACTCTCTTAGTTGTTGGGAATACAATTTTAAAGAAGAATCACTTGTAACTCATGATAATTCCATAAAAGAGATGGTTTGCTTGAACTCTTGAGAGTTTTTCTATTTGATAATGTGAAGCAATTTATACTGGAAGAAAAGCTGGTATCATTCTTTGATCATTGTGAGGTTGAATAGCTGCATGTTACAGGTTGGCAGAAAGCATATAATTTAAACTTGCTATATGATTCCAGACATGAATCTCCACTGCAAGAAAGACAAAAAGGGATGGAAAGGGATTTCAACTAATTacagagaaaaaataaattgaaaacagagggatgcttgattttggGAATGATTAAAAAACCTCTGAAATTTCcttcattataaaattttattgtttttatgatatttttaaaaaacacttattaattattttgaaaaagaaaattctacttgaaaattaaaatgtaaaaaataataataataattaatttttttcatttattttttattatattaatataaatttatgtactatacaaaagtttttaaaatatatatatatatttttttcaattgttattgACAATAAatcttaaaactatttttaaaacaattttttcaaaaacatttttatgtgaaaagtttgtaaaattgtttttaagaatagactCTTAAGATGCCCAAAATATGGTCCTTTTATagtctatttttaagaatatatatatatacttccaaaaataatttaaaaattgtgtGGAACATTCCTTGTCATCCatagagtgaaaagaaggtaaatGGTAGAAGAAATAAAGATTATGTCTTATTATTGCAagctaataagaaaaaaaataagatagaaaTATGagtggtaattattttttaaaataattctcaaaaatagtttttgagaataatttttaatttttgtataacaaaaatctgtttaaaaactaaaatatttttaatatttttaaatttattttaaacataatttatatatctaatgttttatttttaattattttataataaaaaaaaaaactcaaagatGTTACATgaaaacaccatttttttttacaatcatatatattctaaaaaatagaaaattattctaaaaaaaaattcccaaataggtgttatattttttaaaaataaaaaataaaaatggtaaaagttaaaaaaaaataaaaaaaaggtatttttttttttcatgatttaattcatttttcctATAGAGAATTAAATAGGAGGAAAATTTTAcaaacttttcttattttcttgtattttttgtCTCCATTTTGGAACAAAGCCTAGCCAAATAATttcaaaggttaaaaaaaaaaaaaaaaaccctggtAATTTGGTGGAGGTGAGGGGATATtgtggaaaatatatatatacggGGGAGGTGGGCAGTGGACAGATAATAATATCTTGAATCCCGTTGACGGTGCTCTTTCCTGAACTAGCAGTTCAGAAATGCTGGCGAAAGGACCCGTGAGCCTTCCCAGCGAAAGCCTCAGGTTGAGGTGGAAGCAGTCCCAACTCCAAACGCCTTTCGGTTGCCGCTCCATACCATGCCGCTCCCGGAAGAGTAAGGTGATGTTGGTTACAGCTCGTTATTCTCGGAGGCAAATGGATACTCCCGGGGCTTATCAGCTCATTGATGACGAGACCGGAGAAAAATTCATTGTTTGGGGTGGAATCGATGATGACTCCCCAATCCCTTCCAAGGATGTTCTCTCTTGGAATCCCGTTGACAACAACACACCCACTCCTAGTAAGGATGGCCACGCAGGTATTCAATTTGAATTctgcttttaaatttttctactcaccatttttaaatatttcttttcatccTTTTTGGTTGTTGAGTAACTGTTGAAGAAGCAGAGTATAAAAGGAAACTGAAATTTGGGTTAGTTTTTCTTTGGAAACCAAAGAAGCACGAAAATatagtcatttattttttcatattttctttcctcttccACCCTTTTTCTGAGCATCCAAATACAGGGCCTCTTTTCTTTGGTGTGGAAAAACCCTGCactcccatttaaaaaaattattgtcattTTTATGCTCAAGAAATGATCTTTAATTATAACTgggtttgcattttttttcatttttttgttttattttttctgttgtGCTGTAGACCTCATTACTGCACTTGTTTGTTGGGTTCTAAAGCACTGCCATTGTCCTTGGTTTGTGGGCTGAAATTCAACAAAAAGTGTTATACCCCAGCTACTATAGACTCAGATTTCTTGGTTCATTGCTAGGGATAATGGAAATATCAGGGATACATGACATGTTTAATGGGCCTTTGAGGTGATGTACCATAAGCCAAAAAGTGCATCATTAGAACAACCCTAATCAAATTCCTAGCAATGCTCTGTCTTTATGGTATGAAGGACTAATACTCTTCATATCGGTTATTAGATTCCTTTGCAAAACCTGCTATTAGTGCTTGGGTCATTGGTTATCAGGCAATGTTAACTATACACCCTGTGTTAGAGAGGTTAGAAACACTTATTAGCATCACTGCCAAACGCGCTTCAAGTatgaaataagattttgaaCCACAACCATTGTGTTCTTGAGAATTTGTTTAAGTAAAGCTTTAAGATGCATGTGCTTATCATCCTATATTGGTTAGGCATGAATTATATTGGGCTATATGAAATTTCTTTGCTGCACTCTCAATTCCAAAGATTAATGGGTGGTTCTGTTACCACAGGTATTGAACCTGCAGCAGCAGTTAAAAAAGATGTTTTTCCAAAGGCACAAACCAAGGGAGTAACTGGAAGTTTCGGAAGATTAAAAGCCCAGAGAGTGAAAGCTCTTACCACAAAGACATCTAAGGCAAAGCGAGAGCTTAATGAATGTGATGATAATGAACTAGAAGTAGAAGGTGCACCCTCCCAAAGATCTATTGGTTCACATTCTGAACTTGAATTCATGgatgaaaagaagaaattgcTCATACATGGAGGAAATGCTTCAAGGGCTTTCAGAAGACGAGAAATCAAGGATGTGATTCAAACAACAGGGGAAATCAAAGATAAGATCCATTCTGATAAAACTGTGAAACATGACATTGGGAAGTTCTCAGAGCTTCAAATTACACCAGAAAAACCTCACAGATCTGACAACAAAATAGCTGGAGCAGATGTTCCAGTTCCAAGAGTTTCTACTGCTAATTTACAAGGATGGGGTTATGGGGAGACCATGCGTAACTTTGAATTTGAAACGACTAACATTCCAAAGCGACGGGGAAAAGGAAACTCATTGGCTGACAATGATTTTTTCAGCGGAAAATCCTTTAGAGACCTAGGGTGCAGTGACTATATGATTGAATCCCTAAGGGGTCAGCTTTTTGTACGCCCTTCACATATTCAGGTATGCGAAAGTAATGTCTCCTGTCCCTATTATTGCtgttgttatcattattattttatttaaatttctttgctGAAGGGAAAACAAGCTAAGTAGTTAATATTACATGGACAGAGTTATAATGCACTTATCCTGCATGTATAGAACTTGCTTAGTCAGTCAAATGTGTACTGGTTCACACGTTATGCCCAGAAACATGCTGCTCATGAGATCTACTTTAAATCTAACATGTTTGCCTTACAATGGTTGTTAATGATCCAGTGTGTGgacttcatttcatttttatattttagagcTTCTTACCAGCAAAGAACTCATGCAAGATTTTATTCACTCAATCAAGTTAATTGCACTTGCACCACCcacaccaaaagaaaaaaagaaacaagtttttcttcttgttctttttcttcctattgttttattgattaattatctattatctattatttattttggctAGGGTGGACTCTGAGATTCATGCCTCTGCCGATAGTCACATTTTTCAGCTTTTGGAGATTGCTATGATAGTTATTTTGTATCCTGATGGGTATCCAACTTCTAATATGTGTTATTATTACATATTCTAGATTTTAGTGCCTCCTTAATGGGAACCTTCATATATGTTTTTCAAGTTGCAATTTAAGGATTCAGTTCATTTGTACTCTGTTGCAATTTTCTGTAATACATAtacaaaatagtaaattttCTTAGAGCGCCTGATACTGTCAACATACTGGATTGTGAAGTTCATGTTAAGAAGTGTTGCTATAAGGTGTACAACCAAAaaccttatttttaaattttaaatttaaatttttttttattttttatttttttaatttcaaggtCAAAGCTCTTATCTGTCCATTGAATCACTTAAAAATCTGTTCCCACATCTAGTAAAAATGTACCTATTTGTTAAATGTGATTAATATTCATGGTTAACATATTAAATAATTGCAGGCCATGGCGTTTGCAACTGTTATGGAGGGAAAAAGCTGTATTATAGCTGACCAAAGTGGATCAGGAAAGACATTGGCATATCTTCTCCCAGTAATTCAGCGTCTTAGGGAAGAGGAGCTCCAAGGTCTGGGCAAGTCCTCTGCAGGATGCCCTCGAGTCGTTATACTGGTGCCAACTGCTGAGTTGGCTTCTCAGGTCAGTTTCTGTACATGGTTTACTTTGACTTTTTACTCTTCCCATACATTTAACTGTGTTTCTCTGCACAGAAAGACCTAGCTAGAcccataaaattaaaatattatttcatgctTGCAATTGCAGAGTCTAAAGAAATATTCCTCAAGTGACATTTGATCAACCTTGTGGACTTTTGAACGTCGTTTAACTGATAGGAATCTTTAAgcattaaataaatattctctcaAATAAACTTCATTGAAcacaaataaaacataaaatgagctctaaattttttttttttttttttatcagaaacgaagaagattatattaatataagaacaaatacaggagagaaaaaagatacaatagaaagagaaaaaaaccaagggaaggatgagaggtccttcctacacaaattAACCAAGGAAAAAACTCCCAacaatagaactctaaaaacaaagagaaaccccatcaatcttcaaacttttgaaacgcaaaccccaatccaattgagttgtagaatgcttagaggaactcctctaaaagcttcagtacaagaagcccatagagaagaataaaaccggatcaaatcccaaaccatcccttccgttctccctttatcctcaaagatcctattgtttctttcttgccacaccatccaaatcaaagtaatgcaagcaatttgccaaagtgtcttgccaaAATGAGCTCTAAATTTCCCCTTCTAAATGAAACAGAAATATTATTagagataaataaaaacatcATTGCATAGAAGGATGAGATAtccttcacaaattttcttcaaatttcaaccTCAACCTTCCTTCATCTCCTTGAAGGTagtaagaaaataagaaatgttgTGAAATAGAATGCTACATGTGAGTAAAGCAATAGATTCTATGGTACCTAATCATTTATAAGTCAATACTCTTCTATTTTTTTGGCTTTGTTAGAAAACCCATCCACTGTGATTTTTACTCAAGTAGCTTCTGAAAAGTGCTATTCTTTAACCTGTGAGGATATGATActtagattttcttttattctattatttaattagtatCTCTCTTTAAACAATAGGAGAGACTCGAACTTGAGACCTCTAGTTAAACATTGCTCTTCTACCATGTTAAGCTGTTTGCTTTATTAAAAACTTAACCTGTTAGGATATGGACACACAATATATGTGAGGCTAacatatatgaaatatataaaacatgagTTGGTGAGGAAATGTTTTCATTACCAATGAAGTTTTCTATGCAGTAGAGAACTAACTGTCACAACCAAATGGATTTCAAGGGTGAGCTATAGAAGGCAACAATTGTCTTTTGacattattgggatatttcccCCAAAACACtttcacttatcaaaaaaaaaatttcccccaAAACACTTCATCTTCATGGTGGTATGTTTGAGGGATGTTTTGCTCTCATGCTTTGAGTGACAGCATTGAACCATGGGGTTTTGTCGAGTTACACTTATTGTGGGTGATTTTATGATCTATGTTGCATAGATGTGGAAACAATGACATGTCTAGGAGAATCCTCTTTGTAGTTGTGTCCTAGGAATATCAAATGTAGTATCAAAGAGGAAACAACATGTTTATTTTGAATCTTTCAATGTGTTGGTTTCTAAGCTAAGTGATTTTGTCATTCTTAAAGATTCCTCATCCATTAGTAATAGTGTAAATTTGGTCCTATTAAGACTTAATTTAGCCTAAGTTACTTGATATTCTTTGTTGTTAAATgacttatcaaaaaaagatATTCATTGTTGTTAAATATctaatagtttaaaattttgggtGAAATTGTTAGTTCATCTTGGTATTAGAGCCTTATTTGTTAGGTCATGATGGGTTCAAACCTTTCTAGTTGAGGTCATAAGCAAACCATTTTGGTTATTTACTTTCCCTAGTTATTAAATTCACATGCAAGTGAGGCAAGGTGTTAAAGCTTTAGTCCAGGTCAGCTTGATGTACACCTTTAGCCTATTACCTAACAACTTAAGCTTTTTGGTCAAATTGGTAGCTTAATAGTTTGAAACCTTGTTTGAAATTTCAGACCCAAGCCTAACCGTACCCAATCACTAGGCCACCTTGAGGACAGGTTAAGGCCCCCTCGCCATTCACCCATATGAGTTATAAATGGCCTGGATCCCAGCTTGGTTTGAGGCTTGCCAGGGCCTTGAAGGGGAGCACCCGAGCTTGAGTCTAGAAGCTGATGCACAGTTTAACTTGCCATGTTACACCCCTATCTATCAGTTTAGTCACAGACCTGCAGAATTCTATATCCAAAACCCTTCCCATACACATTAGTTAGTTATCCTTCAACCTATCCCTCCTTAATATGCCTTTGTTGAAAAGATACAAATGACTAATGCTGTTTCAGCATAGACAAAAGAACATGGATAAGGAGTTTTAGACATGTGCTTGAGGAGTTAGACAAGTGTGAGCGTCCAGACACCAACATAGCCACACTCTGAAAATGTCCGTGCTGCTTCATTTAGGATCTAGAGATGCAAAATTCAGAGGCATTCAATTGTGGCAGACCAGGTGTTACATTAAGCTGTAGAGTAGTGTCTCAGTACATGTGTAGGTACTTCCTAAAAGATGGTACATGTGCAGGTTAATATAGGATTTATCCAGGGAACTTCACCATGCTTTTGCACTCCTAATTTATAACTTTTCTAAGTTTATGAAAGTTATAAAGTGGGCTATGATGGCTGCATAGATGAGCAGAAACTGACATTAATTTTAAGCCTTTGCAGTTCGcagaaatagtttttgaaatcaTATGTAGCCAAAATGTTCATTTTAAACTAAGCCTCATTTTTTTCAATCCCATTGGATATGTGGTCTTTCACAAAGGTTGTTTTTTCATATGCCTCTTGATATGGCAGATTCTGTTCATGTTTAAGAGAATGATGTTGTTTGACTTTTGTTTTTCAAGATGAGATTTTGTTATGTCTGTGGAAGCTTTAATGCAAACAAtgtagttcaagaacacaaggATAAAACAATCCACACAaaggtacacgaggttttaatgtggttcaacCAAACACACCTACATTCATGGATGAGAAAGATCATTTCACTATaccatagagaatattatagaggacaAAAACATATACAACTATTGAGTTCTTGAAACATCctatgtttccccactccttatATCTACTCCTGAACCATGAGCCCCTTGCTCCATCGGGTGTCTctcattcttcctcacatctctatccacctcatatagtctttacaagctcatctccatctcatatCTTTTTTCCCTcttgacctagaatatttatcatgatattcctaataattttccttattctataaggaaatctaatattacaataatttatcaacttaggaaatattttttgcaTTATAGCAGTTGATATAATGTAAGTGTTCACATTTTCAGGTGTTAAGTAATTGCCGATCAATCTCAAAATTTGGGGCTCCATTCCGTTCCATGGCTGCGACAGGTGGTTTTCGACAGAGAACTCAATTGGAAAATCTACAACAGGATTTGGATGTTCTAATTGCAACCCCTGGTCGTTTTATGTTCCTAATTAAAGAAGGCTTCTTGCAGTTAACAAATCTTAGATGGTAACCtataaactttgtttttttcattaaaaccttgcatcacttatatatatatatatatatattgacctgaatgagaattaaaaaatgtgGGTTCTTTTTGTTTGGATTTGAGTAATGGATATCATCCCTGTGTTATGAACGTTTTTCTAAGCATAGAGCAAGCAATGATATCATCATTGTGGTTGTCATCATAAGCATCACTGTCATCATAgttattattttgaacaaaagATAAGTGATGTacatatgatatatttttttatttaaacaagTGAATTCACTGATCATCTTTGGCACTATTTTTACAACAATATTTGAAACTTAAAGATTTTGAGATTTAACTTCCACAATTTCTAATCTCCATGTTTCTTCTCCcagtctttctttttcttttccttcagaTTTCAAAAGCGGGTTCTGGCTAGGAATATATAAGCATGATATAATACCATGATTGTTTGctagttaaaaattaaatagattaaccGCTAATGAAACATGCAGATTTTTAGTTTTGCAATCAGTTTCTTTTAGGACGCTAGGGGAATTATCCACAAAATGTTTGTTGTATTGTTGTATGTCATGTTATTCTTTCGAACCTTGGTAAGAAGCTACAGAGATGTCAGTAATCTAGCAAAGctttttgttgtaaaaaattGTGAATGAACGATTTGTGGTGATAAAAACAACAGAAGGCCCAGGtgcaaaaattataatttatcgTAAAAAACAAACTGTGCAAGTGGAATATGatccttttatttcttttttatttattatttattttaccataagaaaggaaatgaaatttatattgCTAGAGAAGGATACAAGAAACTGAGGAGATTACTTGAAGGAGAACAAAGTAAGAAGCAATAATACTGATTGCTCAAATTGCTATAAAGGGATATTTTTGTGTTGAACCAAATA
It encodes:
- the LOC117914877 gene encoding DEAD-box ATP-dependent RNA helicase 50; the protein is MLAKGPVSLPSESLRLRWKQSQLQTPFGCRSIPCRSRKSKVMLVTARYSRRQMDTPGAYQLIDDETGEKFIVWGGIDDDSPIPSKDVLSWNPVDNNTPTPSKDGHAGIEPAAAVKKDVFPKAQTKGVTGSFGRLKAQRVKALTTKTSKAKRELNECDDNELEVEGAPSQRSIGSHSELEFMDEKKKLLIHGGNASRAFRRREIKDVIQTTGEIKDKIHSDKTVKHDIGKFSELQITPEKPHRSDNKIAGADVPVPRVSTANLQGWGYGETMRNFEFETTNIPKRRGKGNSLADNDFFSGKSFRDLGCSDYMIESLRGQLFVRPSHIQAMAFATVMEGKSCIIADQSGSGKTLAYLLPVIQRLREEELQGLGKSSAGCPRVVILVPTAELASQVLSNCRSISKFGAPFRSMAATGGFRQRTQLENLQQDLDVLIATPGRFMFLIKEGFLQLTNLRCAVLDEVDILLNDEDFELALQTLINSSPVTMQYLFVTATLPVGIYNKLVEVFPDCEVIMGPGMHRISSRLEEVLVDCSGDDGTEKTPESAFLNKKSALLQLVEGSPVSRTIVFCNKIETCRKVENVLKHFDRKGVRLRVLAFHAALTQESRLANLKEFLNSHSEGVSLFLVCTDRASRGIDFAKVDHVVLFDFPRDPSEYVRRVGRTARGAGGKGKAFAFVVGKQVSLARRIIERNKKGHPLHNVPSAYELMS